In one Lolium rigidum isolate FL_2022 chromosome 3, APGP_CSIRO_Lrig_0.1, whole genome shotgun sequence genomic region, the following are encoded:
- the LOC124696010 gene encoding protein Rf1, mitochondrial-like, producing the protein MPRFRPRSPSFHDPGTSPAYQLLNEFKDRLASKTLSPELAHQLFGKLLRQPVKVPERALNSFFAALARAPPSIACPDGPALAIALFQQMARAGRRPVTAPTIYTYNILVDCCHRARRPNLGPAFFGHLLKTGIREDVITFNNLLKCLGDMKRTEEALDVLLHRKPGDLPDVISYSIILKSFCDDGKSQRALDVLRMMRKKGCDHSPNVVSYNTVIGGFLKEGEISKALDLFHEMKQQGVVPDVVTYNSIIDGQCKARAMDKAEAVLRQMVDNGVRPNTVTYNSLIHEYSTSGQLEEVARLLEEMKTQGIMWDVFTCSSFMDYLCKTGRIKEAAELFYSMADKGHKPDVVSYAIMLNGYAMEGSLVDMNDLRDQMVREGVVPGLIVYTILIGAYAQCGKMDAAMLVFEDMLKHGVNPDQVTYLIVIAAFCRMGRMDDAMEKFSEMINMGVPHDTNVYECMIKGYFRQGDLVQANKLFTEMKNKGIRRRPQKGSGRTHYV; encoded by the exons atgcCACGCTTCCGACCCCGCTCCCCTTCTTTCCACGACCCCGGCACCTCACCCGCCTATCAGCTGCTCAACGAATTCAAGGATCGCCTGGCCTCGAAGACGCTCAGTCCGGAGCTTGCTCACCAACTGTTCGGCAAATTGCTTCGTCAACCCGTCAAGGTACCAGAACGCGCGCTCAACAGCTTTTTCGCCGCCCTCGCGCGTGCCCCGCCCTCCATCGCCTGCCCCGATGGCCCTGCCCTCGCCATCGCCCTCTTCCAACAAATGGCCCGAGCAGGCCGACGTCCGGTGACGGCACCCACCATTTACACATACAACATACTGGTTGATTGCTGCCACCGTGCGCGCCGCCCGAACCTAGGGCCTGCCTTCTTCGGGCACCTCCTCAAGACAGGTATCAGGGAGGACGTCATCACTTTCAACAATTTATTGAAGTGCCTCGGTGACATGAAGAGGACGGAGGAGGCTCTGGACGTGCTGCTACACAGGAAGCCCGGCGATCTGCCTGATGTCATTTCCTACTCAATAATTCTCAAGAGCTTCTGTGATGATGGGAAGAGCCAACGTGCGCTTGACGTGCTCCGGATGATGAGAAAAAAAGGATGTGACCACTCTCCCAACGTGGTTTCATACAACACGGTAATTGGTGGCTTCTTGAAGGAGGGTGAAATAAGCAAAGCTTTGGATCTATTCCATGAAATGAAACAGCAGGGGGTTGTGCCTGATGTGGTGACATATAATTCCATTATTGATGGGCAGTGCAAAGCAAGGGCGATGGACAAGGCAGAGGCGGTCCTTCGGCAAATGGTCGATAATGGTGTTCGGCCGAATACCGTGACATATAACAGCCTGATCCATGAATATTCCACTTCGGGCCAGTTGGAAGAAGTCGCTAG GTTGTTGGAAGAAATGAAAACTCAAGGTATCATGTGGGACGTTTTTACTTGCAGCTCATTCATGGACTATCTTTGCAAGACCGGAAGAATCAAAGAAGCTGCAGAATTATTTTATTCCATGGCTGATAAGGGCCATAAACCTGATGTTGTCTCATACGCTATTATGCTTAATGGGTATGCTATGGAAGGATCCCTTGTTGATATGAATGATCTCCGTGACCAGATGGTACGAGAGGGAGTTGTACCCGGTCTCATTGTTTACACCATACTGATTGGTGCATATGCTCAGTGCGGAAAGATGGACGCAGCAATGCTTGTCTTCGAAGATATGTTGAAGCATGGTGTGAACCCTGATCAGGTCACATATTTAATTGTGATAGCTGCATTTTGCAGAATGGGCAGGATGGATGATGCCATGGAAAAATTCAGTGAGATGATTAATATGGGAGTACCACATGACACTAATGTTTATGAGTGCATGATCAAAGGTTACTTTAGACAAGGTGATTTGGTGCAAGCCAACAAATTATTTACCGAAATGAAGAACAAGGGTATTCGTCGTAGGCCACAGAAGGGTAGTGGAAGAACACACTATGTTTGA
- the LOC124698898 gene encoding uncharacterized protein LOC124698898 encodes MPPTESSNEDHPPVPHVVKIPCKLIFGIMLHDLGLPDARYTSHTHEDGEVSALVTYYGPSEIPGKLLQQFKIGGAPAADFEMAEDSAARESIRHIETTEDVEVEDLHYGELKGVMKSYKALLLRSIKEKRAIQTHSVSHYPPK; translated from the coding sequence ATGCCACCGACCGAGAGCTCCAATGAGGACCACCCGCCAGTTCCACATGTTGTGAAGATCCCTTGCAAGTTAATATTTGGTATTATGTTACATGACCTGGGTCTTCCAGATGCAAGATACACCTCCCATACACATGAAGATGGCGAAGTGTCAGCCCTCGTCACCTATTACGGTCCTTCGGAGATACCAGGGAAATTGCTTCAGCAGTTCAAAATTGGAGGAGCTCCAGCTGCTGATTTTGAGATGGCAGAAGATTCTGCTGCTAGGGAAAGTATCAGACACATCGAAACAACCGAAGACGTGGAGGTAGAAGATCTTCATTATGGTGAGTTAAAAGGTGTGATGAAGAGCTACAAAGCCCTTCTTCTGAGATCGATAAAGGAAAAAAGAGCAATCCAAACTCATTCAGTATCTCACTACCCACCGAAGTAA